CCGGCACCGATCtcggagaagaagatggtgggcTCGAGTTCGGCGAAGATTACGCCTGGGACATGCTTGCCGACACCGATCTCGGAGAAGATGGTGCTGAAGGCGTCGTGGCTCGGCATCTGGCCTTCCGGctagggggagagagagattaaaatgagggtaattatgtcagtagaagttagattgggtaaatggggtcaaaaaactcttagtggagcaagtgggcaatttttaggttaaaattTGGTAAGTGGTCAtggttcaaattttttttccctttcaaattaatttttgagttaaaaacagaagaagaaaaaaattaaataaaagaagTTATCATTGATATTTCACTACAGCCAACAGCTAAAATCAAAGAACGGTTGCAATGGTGAGGGGATTTCAAAATTTGCCAACAGTAGGCACAGTGATGGAGCCCAGCAACATTAGTCGGGCAATTGCTTGGTGGCCGATGCCGATAATTGGTCAGTGAACTGCCTGGGCCACGCGGGTCCCAACAATCGGTCAAGCAATTTTTAATGGCTGGCTACATTGCATATTTGTTCTCAGTCTCTCAACTAGTCAGCCAATCAACTCATGGGTGCGTGTGCTCTTAAATGGTCACATCAATAGCTAGCCAACTGGGGGAGGGGGATGGTTGGTTCAGCTTTCTTGACTATTTCTTCAACAATGTCTGGCCAGTCTGTTTTTTCAACGACCATGCAAGCAAGCGCATAAACCAATTCTCTCTTGCTCCTACATCGTTTGCCTACAGAGGAGAAATTGACCCAAATCTTGGATTCATCTAAAATACATGGTTCTGtatcaaaatcacaaatcacatGATTGGTCAGGGGAGTGGATCTGTCATGGAGGCGACGGCTTCGGCTCAGGGAAGTGGAGGCTAGGATTGGATTGGGCCAGACCCACTGGGCTTGGGGTTTATTATTCCCACTGGGCTTTcgggctgtttttttttttaccctaatttatttttgttttcaataagTTCCTTTGTGGGAGGTAGTGGGTTTCGACTCAGTCTAGGAATTTTATTATGTTAGTTTTCCTTTAGTTGTTAGTTAGGTGTGTCTATGCTAGTGGGAGCTCCTCTAGAAGCCTTTGTAGAAGTACCAAGTTTCAATGTACTACAATGACGTGCTCAGCGTTTGGAGTTAGGTATAATAGATTGCCTACGAGGCGAGGTGATTTTATTAGCATAAACTACTCTGAGCTACCAAAGAGTAGTCTTCTTTGTACTATTTTTTGCCCATGAATTAGGGCCATATTAATTTATGAGCTAtttgtctaaaaaaaaaaaaactacgcacatatatacatatcagTAGTACTAAAGTAAACAGTGTTTTAATCTTTTTGTTATAACTGCTTTTTTGTAAAAATGATGCTTTCTTTGTCTCCCACAAGAGAGTTTTTCCGGCGGCGACTAGTCTTGGCTGGTGGCAGCCCTACACCTGTGACTGAGAAGTATAAGACTTCATCTATCTCTAGTCTCTACCTTGGTGGCAATGGCGATTTGCTCGACGGGGTCTCGGTGAAGTTGATGCTTTCAATTGGATTAGTGGAGTTGATCAAGTTCCTGTACTTGGGGACCTGCGAGGCTGTGTTTCGTCTCTCTCATCGCTGGCAGGATTGGATCTGTCTTTGGCGAAGGTTTACATGAAATCGACCTGGATTGCACAGAGGCCATCAGTGGAGAAGGCTGATATGGTCTGCTCGGGGATTGAACCAACTTTGGGGTCTTTGTCTGGGTTGGCAGGTTGTTCCGTGGTTGATTTCAGTGGTGGAAGCTGGACTGGCGACACAGCATAGGGTCCGTCGAATTACTGCGGCGGCGGCAGCACTGGGGAGAAGCCTGCACTCTCATCTAGGGTTTATCCTAGATGGGTTGTGTGGGCTGCTAGGTTCACTCCAGGTTGGGTTTTTGGAAACCCTAGGCTGACTTTGTTTGTGTGGGCTTGCTTttaggttgcgggctttgaggATGGTTATGATGGGTTGGGCTGGGTCCTTAATTCTTTTAGGGCTTGGGCTGTCTCATCTTCTAGCAATAATTAAATTTTGTATTGGTCGGAAAAACTAGTGCTCAgttaaaatatttatttaatctGGTTTTGAGTATCaaatttttgttagaataatggtgcatGCACTTCTTAAAAGGTGAGTGTACTCTAGGTTTGTGGAGTTCTATTTGTTTGAAATAGGTTCTTTATAAGTTCTAAAAGACGGTTTTTTACTGTCGACCCCATTAGAGTATGTCATTTgatactgcttgctgaattatgAAATCAAGTTGACCtctttaaaaacaaagaaaaaagaaaaaaaaaagtaaatagtGTCTGATGGTTAAATTTTTCAAACCTCCAATTGCCCATCCTTGATTAAAATGTTctcaaataaatatatattttctccGCAATCTGAGGAATCGAGAATCAAAACATTATACACAGTACGAAATTGAAaggaaacttctcccttcaaaAGTCAATAACACTCTTACACATTAAtatcaaaaaatatttaaaaactgACAGAATGCAAATGTCAATTAACACACATAGATGATCGATCCTTCTAAGACAGACTttacttcccccccccccccccggcaaTAATGTATTGTCATACAGGCCAGATGGGGTTAGGATTGAAGGGTTCATTTCCATCACATACAAGTGGCATCATTTGGGTTCGGCACACGGGGCACGTGCGACGGATATTAACCCACTGGGCAGTGCAAGCTGCATGAAAATAATGTAAGCAAGGCAAACGAGCAATCATTTTAGCATCAACTCCACCTCCAAAATCCTCCAAACAAACAGCACATGATGATGGAGGCATATGAGAACCAGTGCAGGAGGTAGTAGCAGCCCTATAGTCGTCCCATGATTTCTTTGCATAGCGATACAAGCGCATATCATCAAAACCGTCAAATCTTCCATACAATTCAGAACACATGAGCCTTACGGTCACATCAATAGCCAACTGGGGAAGTGGGATGGCCGGTTGAACTTTATTTAATATTTCTACAGCAATATCTCGGCAGTCTTTTTGCTCAACGCCCATGAAACAAAGCGAAAACATCAAGTCCTTCAGGCTCTGATGTTGTTTGTCTATAGAGGTGAAGTTGACCCAAATCTTTGATTCCCCTAATATACCTGGTTCCTtcagaaaattatgaagaaaagaATGAGGTGGATTGGTGTCTATCATAAAAGCCCCCGCTTGCATGATGACTGTTAATCTGATGAGCAAGTCGTAGCATTGTGATATTGGCGGATAGGGTCCCTCATGTACTTCTGTTTGCGTCACTTCACACCAGTTAAACATCCTGGAATCACACTGCTCATCCATGCTCGAACTGATGCGAAATGAACATAGAGAATCAATACATCAGTGGATATATATACATAAGGTACTAAATctaatcaaacaaggagaagtTAAAAAAACCCCTTCTCTTCAAGGATTAGGAAAAAGTAATCTGTGCCAGACAAGGATCGATGCATTACGCCTGAACCTTAGTAATTAAGGTACTCAATACTAATCCATTAGGAAAAAGTAGAGTCTAAAATTAATTCATATCTAATCAAGGAGAAgtattcctttcaaaaaaaaaaaaaatcaaggagaagtataaaaaaaaaaaaatatacatatataaaaccCTTCTCTGCAAGGATTAGGAAAAACATATATACGCTCCTTCACAGCAGCCTTCCCGGAACAAGGTCTCGGTGTAAATCTAGCCGTATTCAATTATATTCCAATACCAAATTTAATTACTAATTCaccaaaaatcaatcaaattatcATTTTGATTCTATAAGAAAAAACAATATGAAGATTGACATACCTTTCCATTTCATCATCCTGCCAGGGACTCGGACTACTCATGAATCCAGGAGGAGATTCTCTGTCTCTCGAGGAGAACACGTCGGGTACTGAAAGAGGGCTCTGGGTTTAATGAAAGAGGGCGCTGCAGAACACGAAGGGTACTGATAAGAGGACTTTGGTCTTTGGTGGAACAGGAAGTTAAGATGCTTTGCGTGTTGGGGCTCTACAGTCCCACGTTCACCGGTTACAGTCCGATCAAGATCCGAGGGCCGAGAGATATTTAGATCCtcatttgaatttattatttgcTCGGGGTTACCGTCCGATTTGCTCAATCTTAATCCAAGGGCCGGAGAGATACTTAGATCaatttttgaattaaaatttattatttaatcattttcaaTTACTTCTCTTATATTGATCAATAATCGAATTGATAGGTAAACCCAAAAAATTTGCAGAACCCACCCGGTTCTCATCCCGGCTAACAGATGTGAGTAGCAAATGATGAGCTTCCATTGAAATAGAGTAGCAATGACAACATAACCATACCAATTTGCAAGACAAGGATAGATGTGTAAGGAACAAAAGGGTCTGAGAGCAAGTATATATTGCTCAGCCAAGATCTCATAGAATGGATGATTTGGTGTTTCAATGGCAGGAAGACCTAGGTATGATTCATATGGAGAGAAGGGATAATCATTACTGGGCACACTGAACTGCAATACTATCTTTCCATGATGAACCAACAACTTCCTTTCCTATTGACTGATCGACATCAGTCAATTTGTGTCCAGATTGGCAAATAAATTGAATGCTGTCAATTTGTGTTCTTGCCACTGGTTGGGATACACCATCCTACCCGTGTATATTCGCATGTCAAGGAATCCTACGCTCTATGTTTTGGACTTTGGAAGCTAATGTACTCGCCCCCACAGATCTTACATTGGAGGAGAGGCGAGCTGATTTGGTAAGCATCACTACCTACATGCATGAAATTATTTTTTCATGTGTTTACCGTTTTGTATTGTCAGTGTTGTGTTAATTAAAGACAAGAGTTGAGGCATGACTGATGACGCAATTATTATTATGTCAAACATTAACAGTAGAAATGGTAGAGAAACAACACCATTAAAAGATACATAAATTTGCAGCAGGAAATAGTAATCAAGTCTAACATTACATCTAATACGTACAAATAAAAGATTTACTATCCCAAACAGATTTGTTTGTCATTTGATTGTTGTAGCCATATGAGACTTATGATAGTATTAAGCTATCCTTGACAGTGAACAAGAAACAGGTGCATTTCAATCCTGTGGATTATTATTAAGCACAGGGGTTCGCTGACAgacaaagaaaaatattagGTGGCTTGGCATTGTCAAAAATAGTATTAGGAACCATTTTATTAGGTGAGGTAGCATTTTAGTCTCTATGGGTTGaccatttttatgtttttcggTCCCTGATACATTTTTGCTTGTTACATGTTTTTCTCCTGATATTCTCAATTTGATATTCTATTAATTGATGTATGTTCTTGCTGGTTTGTATCTGGTGATTCTGGTCACTGTTAATTATCCTAAATGTATGACATTTGCACTACttattttttgtgtgtgttCTCTATCTCTCATGTAGTTAACCTGTACTTTTCACAGATCCATTCTGCTGCAACCATCTTGGAGAAGAACAATTTGATCAAGCATGACACAAAAAGTGGATATTTCCAGGTCACAGACTTGGGTCACATTGCTAGCCATTACTACATAACTCATGGGACAATATCGACATATAATGAGCATTTGAAGCCAACTATGGGGGATATTGAACTTTATCAATTGTTCTCCTTCAGTGAAGAGTTCAAGTATGTCACTGTGCGGCCGGATGAAAATATGGAACTTGTAAAACTATCGGAATGTGCTCCCATTCCGGTCAAGGAGAGCCTGAAAGATCCCAGTTGCAAGATTAATGTTTTGCTGCAAGCATATATTGCACAGCTGAAATTTGAAGGGTTTTCATTGACACAAGATATGGTTTTGATTACAGGTTTGTATTCTTTGTCCTTGCCCTTTTTCCTGTCTTCTTTTTGAGTTACTGTTAGTTGTTAACATATGTTTTACTTCAGTTGGATTTGTTTGCTTTTCTTAGCTTTTATTCATTTGTCTCTTTGATTTCTCTTGGTCAGAGTGCTGGGCGTCTTGTACGACCTCTTTTCGAGATCGTTTTGAAACGAGGATGGGCTCAACTTGCAGACAAGGCTTTGAACTTGTGTAAAATGGTTAGCAAGAGGATGTGGAGTGTCCAAATACTTCTTCACCAATTCCATGGAATAACAAAAGATATCTTGGTGAAGTTGGAGAAGAATAATTTGGCCTGGTAAAAGTATTATGACCTCTCTTCAGAGGAGCTGGGGGAGCTTATAAAGATGCCAAAGATGGGAAAAACACTTCATAAGTTCATCCACAAGTTCCCCAAATTAAACCTTGCAGCACATGTGCAGCCAATTACTCGAACTGTACTGAGGGTTGAGCTTACTATAACGCCTGACTTTCAATGGTAGGACAAATTTCATGGCTTCGTGGAGCCATTTTGGGTACTTATGGAGAATAATGATGCCATCATGAATATTTTTTGCTGAAGAAGCAGTATATTGATGAGGATCATACTTTGAACTTCACTGTTCAAATTTACTAACCCCTTCCGCCTCACTACTTCATTCGTATCGTATCTGATAGGTGGCTTGGGTCAGAGACTGTTTTACCTGTTTCTTTCAGGTACCTCATTGTACCTGAAAAGTATCCTCCACCGACAGAGTTATTGGACCTGCAACCACTTCCTGTGACCACATTAAGGAATCCGCTATATGAAGCTCTGTATCAAGATTTCAAGCAGTTTAATACTGTCCAGACTCAGGTCTTCACTGTTTTGTATAATTCTGATGGCAATGTCTTAGTTGCTGCACCAACAGGGAGTGGGAAGACCATATGTGCAGAGTTTGATGTATTGAGGGATCATCAGAAGGCCTCTGAAAGTGGCATTGTGTATATTGCCCCTGTTGAAGGTCTTGCCAAGGAATGGCACACTGACTGGCAAAAGAAGTTTGGAATGGGACCAAATTGTCTTAATCTGCATGTTGTTGAATTAACAGGGGAAAGAGCCACAGATTTAAAGCTACCTGAAAAAGGTCAGATTATCATCAGACTCCAGAGAAATGGGATGCTTTATCTCGCGGATGGAAACAGAGGAAGCATGTACAACAACGACACTTGATTGGTGGTCGGGGTGGTTCCACATTGGAGGTAATAGTCTCTTGGATGAGATGCATGTCAAGTGAACTTTAGAACAAGATTCGTATTGTAGCTCAAGTTCTCTTGCAAATGCCAAGGATGTTGGAGGATGGATAGGGGCTACCTCTCATGGCCTTTTCAATTATCCTCCTGGTGTGAGCCCAGTGCCAGAAATACACATTCCGGGGTTGATATAGCTAATCATGAAGCAAGGATGCAAGCACAAAACCAACGAACAGTGCAATTGTTCAACATGCCAAGAATGGAAAACCAGCTCTTGTGTATGTTCCTACTAGGAAACATGTCCAACAAACAGCTCAGGATCTAATGGATTACTCAAATGCAGAGAGGTCAAATGCAAATGGGAACCCCCTCCTTTCTGTTGCGGTCTCTAAAAGAGATAGAGCCTTTCATTGAGAAAATTAGCAATGAAAAGTTGCAAGACGCCTTGCGGCATGGAGTGGGCTTCTTGCATGAGGGACTAACCAGTGACGATCAAGACATTGTGTCAGCACTTTTTGAAGCTGAGTATATTCAATTATGTGTCATGAGCAGTTGTCAACGCATTTGGTGGTTGTGATGGGAACTCAATATTATGATGGCCGGGAAAATCTTCACACTGATTACCCAATTGCTGATCTCTTGCAGATGATTGGTCATGCCTGTCGCCCTAAGAAAGATAATTCTGGGAAATGTGTCATCCTCTGCCATGCTCCTCGTAAAGAATACTACAAGAAGTTCTTATATGAAGCATTGCCTGTTGAAAGTCATTTGCACCATTATTTACATGACAATCTAAATGCAGAAGTTGTAGCCCAAGTAATCGGGAACCATGAAGGGGCTCTCAATTACCTTGCATGGACATTTTTCTACAGGAGGCTCACACAGAATCCCAACTATTATCTTCAGGGAGTTACGCACATAATTCTGAGTACCTTTCAGAGCTTGTTGAAAATACACTGAATGACCTGGAAACAAGCAAATGTGTTGCTGTGGAGGATGGGGATGTTTCTGCCTTGAATCTTGGTATAATATTTTCATATTATTGTATCAGTTATTCTCCAATTGAGCGTTTCAATTCTTCCTTAACTTCCAAAACGAAGATGAAGGGTCTTCTTGAGATTCTAGCTCATGCTTCAGGGTATTCGCAACTTTCCATACGACCTGGAGAGGAAGAGGTGATTCGAAGGTTGATTAACCACCATAGATTTTCCTTTGAGAATCCCAACTTCACAGATCCTCACGTCAAAGCAAATGCTCTTCTTCAGGCCCATTTTGCAAGGCATCATGTGGCTGGGGACCTATCATTGGACCAGCTTGAGGTTCTCCTTTCTGCAAGTAGGTTGCTTCACGCAATATTTGATGTCCTTGCCAGCAATGGATGGCTAAACCTTTCTCTCATAGCAATGGAAGTCAGCCAGATGGTGACTCGGGGGATGTGGGATCATGACTTGATGCTACTACAGCTTCCTCACTTCACGATGGAGCTGGCAAAAAGATGCCAAAAGTTTCCTGGAAAGAATATAGAGAGGGTATCTGATATGGTTGACATGGAGTATGATCAAAGGCGGGAACTATTTCAGGAACTCAGGAAGTACTTCATATGTCAGATATACAGTTGGAGGATATTGAACAATTTTGCAAACGATTTCCCAACATTGGAATGACATTTAAGGTGCTGGGGAGTGAGAATGTAAGAGCTGGGGAGGAAGTCACTTTGCAAGTTGATATGACTGTGAACAGGTTGGCCCTCTTCATGCCCCGAGGTATCCCAGGACCAAAGAAGAGGGGTGGTGGCTAGTAGTTGGGGACACCAAGACTAACTCACTGCTTGCCATTAAGAGAGTTCCCCTACTAAAGAAGGCGAAGGTCCAATTTAGATTTTTGGCTCCTGCAGAAGCTGGAAATAAGACACACTGTATTTCATGTGTGATTCATCGGTCGGGGTTAGGGCTAGATCGGTCGTCGAGAGGGCTCGGAGGGCTCCATCGGTGGGCGCCGATCATAACCGTTCTCAGGATGGCCGCGGCCGTTCACTGGGTCGCGATGGTCGTGGTTCTCAGAGCCAAGATGGACGTCGTTATCAAAGCCAAGACAAATCTCTTGAGGGTACAAAATCTCAATCTCAGTTACTTTTGATTATTACGGTAGAATTCGTTGCTGAATTGTTATCAATTTCACTTACCTTCGGATTATTAGTGTAGAATTTGTTGCTGAATTGTTATCAATTTCACTTACACTTAccttttgatttttattgtagAATTTGTTTCTAAGTTGTTATCAATTTCACTTAccttttgatttttattgtagAATTCGTTGCCGAATTGTTATCAATCTCACTTACCTTTTGATTATTACGGTAGAATTCGTTGTATTATTGCTGAGTTTTTTTATTGTAAAATTTGTTTCATTATTGCTGAATCGTTTCCCGATGTGGATTAGGTGTTTCGGTGCACCGTAGTTGACTGTGAAGAGAACGGAGTTAGCTCAGGCCATGAAGCGTGCGAGGGAGAGGAAGCAGATAGTTGATAAAGAAAAGGAGGAAGGGAAGTACTTCGGGATTATTATGAAGGATTTTAAAGAAGCAAAGGCTGAGGGCCTCACGATGCCACCACGCATGGAGCATAACAAACATCAAGAATTCTGGGCTGATCCTGCAGCTGTGATATGCTGTTCTGCATCCCCCAAGACCGATGCTGGTGCGCAGGGTAAGGCCGATTCTCCACAGAAGATTGATGGTTCTGCATCGCCTGATACGAAGAATGATATGACACATAATTGAATATACTCAGCTTTAACAAACCAACAAGCTTTTCAGTCGAAAAGATCTTGTTTTTTCTGGAAGTTAAACATATCGTTCTTCGTATCAGGCGATGCAGAACCATCAGCCTTCTGTGGAGAATCAGCCTTACCCTGCGCACCAGCATCGGTCTTGGGGGATGCAGAACAGCCTATCACAGCTGCAGGATCAGCCCAGAATTCTTGATGTTTGTTATGCTCCATGGGTGGTGGTATCGCGAGGCCCTCAGTCTTTGCTTCTTCAAAATCCTTCATAATAATCCCGAAGTACTTCCcttcctccttttctttttcaaccaTCTGCTTCCTCTCCCTCGCACGCTTCATGGCCTGAGCTAACTCCGTTCTCTTCACAGTCAACCACGGTGCACCGAAACGCCTAATCCACATAGGGAAACGATTCAGCAATAATGAAACAAAttttacaataaaaaaattcaGCAATAATACAACAAATTCTACAAAAATAATCAAAAGGTAAGTGAGATTGATAACAATTCAGCAACGAATTCTACCATAATAATCAAAAGGTAAGTGAGCTAACTCCGCACGCTTCATGGCCTGAGCTAACTCCGTTCTCTTCACAGTCAACCACGGTGCACCAATCACTGAAACACCTAATCCACATAGGGAAACGATTCAGCAATAATGAAACGAAATTTACAATaaaaaaatcagcaataatacaACGAATTCTACCGTAATAATCAAAAGGTAAGTGAGATTGATAACAATTCGGCAACGAATTctacaataaaaatcaaaaggTAAGTGAAATTGATAACAACTTAGAAACAAATTctacaataaaaatcaaaaggTAAGTGTAAGTGAAATTGATAACAATTCAGCAACAAATTCTACAAAAATAATCAAAATGTAAGTGAGATTGATAACAATTCAGCAACGAATTCTACACTAATAATCAGAAGGTAAGTGAGATTGATAACAATTCAGCAACGAATTCTACACTAATAATCAGAAGGTAAGTGAGATTGATAACAATTCAGCAACGAATTCTACCTTAATAATCAAAAGGTAAGTGAGATTGATAACAATTCGGCAACGAATTCTACCATAATTGATAAGCCAaaaatagacgctcaacttaaccctgcaaaattgtagttgttagtatagataagtagggatcgttcaagccgggaattgagggtacacaagtaattatataaaaaataaagaataaaaaaaaataaagaatcagAATATAAGTATATACGAAAATAATGAAAGAATTAGTGAACAAGAAATCATAacaagggggttttaggttttgtaacacagaaaattaaagtaaaacaaaaaaagaatgtgGGATTCACAATGATATGAATGAAGATGTTAGAGATTCGGAAATCCACCACAAAAACATGCTCAAGACAAATTTAttatcctagtttcaattaccaaGTCATgaaaaggtttcaatcaagaacaactAAATTActtaagttcttattactttcctagattacataagttcttattactttcctagattacttaagcaagatgaacgactaaattacttaagcaagatgaacgcaccattactaggcctttagaataaacaatcaaggtatagaacgctatcatatcaacaatttattctaagcattaatcacatgtggaagtttgattgaaCAAGTATCCAatactagtgtggaacgcctacctagcatgcaatcatttttatttagtttcacctattgtcctataggttttactatCATTGAAATAAGCATTATTAACCGTTcaggagattaaaatacctatttctagccccactcacaagatcataatattttatgtgcgcattcataaaacacaaacatgcaagagttatctataaaccaaaaccaaataaacaaatttcacaacaaagcaatcacaaaactaggaatcaaaatattgtcaaaaacatatcttagggcttcaaacctcgcccctaacaaaagtaaTTTAGAT
Above is a genomic segment from Rosa chinensis cultivar Old Blush chromosome 3, RchiOBHm-V2, whole genome shotgun sequence containing:
- the LOC112192359 gene encoding uncharacterized protein LOC112192359 — protein: MSSPSPWQDDEMESSSMDEQCDSRMFNWCEVTQTEVHEGPYPPISQCYDLLIRLTVIMQAGAFMIDTNPPHSFLHNFLKEPGILGESKIWVNFTSIDKQHQSLKDLMFSLCFMGVEQKDCRDIAVEILNKVQPAIPLPQLAIDVTVRLMCSELYGRFDGFDDMRLYRYAKKSWDDYRAATTSCTGSHMPPSSCAVCLEDFGGGVDAKMIARLPCLHYFHAACTAQWVNIRRTCPVCRTQMMPLVCDGNEPFNPNPIWPV